TTTAGTTGATTGGCACTCATAGATTCTTTTAATTCGATGACTAGATTGGGAATATTGGTAAATAGAACACTTTTACCTGAAAGACAAGCTTCCATTCCAAGAACAGTCGCTAAATGTGTTTTTCCAACGCCTGGATTTCCCATTAGAATAAGATTCTCTTTTTGTTCAATAAAACGTAAGGTTTTCAGTTCTTTGATTTGCTTCTTCAATTTGGTTTCTAAATGGCTATCCATATAATCATCAAAAGTAACTTTACTTGGTAATTTTGATTGACGTATCAATGTTTGGATTCGATTGTTTTGTCGTTGCTCAAGTTCTACTGTAAGTACTTGAGTGATAAATTCTTCATAACTTTGATCAAGATCAATTGCTTGCTGGATCAAAGCCGAATAATTTCTTTTTAAATAAGGAAGTTTTAGTTGTTTAGCGTATGTTTCAATCATTTATTTATCACCTTTCTCACCTGATGGATCACATTGTATTCTTGCAATTGATTTCTTGCTTCATTTACTGCACGACCCGGCAAAGTTTTAAAGACCTTTTGGTCTTTTATTGCTTCTTCTTCCAACTGTAGAATGAGTTGGTCTATGGAATCTCCCAAGTGTTGTTCAATAAATTGAAGAAACCTCCGTGGAGTCTTTTGGTAATACAGAAGGAAGCAGCGATGAAGCTTAGGTGCTTTCTTCAATACAAGTGAATGCTCTAGTGACTTAGGTTTTCGTAAAAATGTGGTTAAATAGTGTCGAATATCAATGGAATATTGTTTTTCTCCTTTTTGAATGGTATGTGTAGCGATAACTTGACTAGAACCCACTATCTTTAGTTCATTGAGGTAACGCTTTACGGTAACTTTTTGACCAACTAAATAATCTGGCACAGAGTAATAATTTCCGTCTACATGTACAAAACTATATTTGTCTACGGTTTGCTTTGTTGTTACACCATAATCATAACTTCCTCTCAGTGCTTGTAACTGAGCTTGTTCCACCACAATTGTTGAAGCTGAATTCAGTTCAATCATTGCCTGATCTAGATGTTTTTGAGCGTGTTCAATTGATTCAAACTCATATTGTTTAATGAATGCTTTTCTTCGGAGAACCTGGACACTTTTTTCTACGTGTCCTTTTTCATGACCACTAAATGCATTGGTTACAATTGGTTCAAAACGGTAGTAAAGAGCTAATTTTACTAATTCATCATTGAGCTCCTTTTCATGTGGACCTATGAAACGTTTAACTACATTTCGCATATTGTCATAAACGACTGTTGAATAAACACCTTTGAGGTGTTCAAAAAAACGGATATGTGCATCAAGAAACACTTGTTGGTTCGCCGATTCATAAAGTTTCCCCCAGCGATAACCAGAAGCAGGACAAGAAAATACAGCGATAGTTAACGTTCGTTTTTGTTGATTGATCAAACATTTTACTTCTCCAAAATCAAATTCTGCCCGATAGCCTAAAGGATATAATTGCTTGATATAAGCTTCTTTTTTTGCTTGGACTTTTTCTCGAACATAAGGACGTAAAGTACTCTGTGCAATGTCAAACCCTTCAGATACTAGTATTTCGTGAATAGCAACAATCGTTAATTGTTGTTTATGAGGACCCAACTGTTTTGCTTTTAACTGATCAAAGGCAAGTATTTCTTCGACCCGTTGGTCGATTTCAGGAGTATATTTCCTTGGTTTTCTATTCTTAGATTGATAAGTAGGGGGGGCAGTTAATGCCTCTTTTTTCATAGGATCTGCTGGGTCATTTTCTAAGTTTCGTTGTGCAATTTGATATTGTCTCCAATAACGACTAACCGTTTTTCGGTTTAGTCCCAATTCTTTTGCGACAGATCGTTGAGAACGCCCACCTTCTAATAGACGTATGATGGTTAATTTATCCATAAATTTTATCACTCCAGGACCTCCAATAAGTAAACTGACTCTTTACTTATTGTGAGTTAGTAGTGGTCCCTTTTTCAACCATCGCACCTATAAAAAGTGGCCCCTTTTTAAATTAGCATAAACAGAAAATACGCGCATATCCTCGATTTCTAACAAAAAAATAAGATCAGATAATAAAAGTGGCCATACTGGTGTGGCTTTTAAAGATAACAAATGGGTTGCTCGAATATGTGTTTCCGGAAAAGAATATCATTTGGGGTCTTTTGATCAAAAAGAGGAAGCGATTGCTGCGAGAGAAAAAGGTGAAGAGTTATATTTTAAACCTTTAGTAGATAAATATAAGAAGTAAATTATAAATCTGTTACATAAAGTTAGTAAATAGTAAATGCTTTGTTTGAATATCTGATTAAAACCTACACGAATGAAGGCGAAACAGTTCTAGACAATTGTATGGGGAGTGGAACTACTGCAATAGCATGTTGCAACACAAATAGAAAATATATAGGATTTGAGACCGATAAGGAGTATTATGAAAGGAGTCTGCGGAGAATTGAAAGACATAATAACAGTTACAATGATATTTACTCAATTTGAGTTCTTTTATACAGATATATTGTCAAATTAGCTTAAAATATGTTATTATATAAATGAAAAGAGAGCCATGCGTTAACATGACTCCCGTAACAGTAGCACCGTTTAAAAGACGGTAGCCATCGGTATTAAAATAGAAGTAACTATCTAACCCTCGGCAAAAGTGGTTTAGATGGTTACTTTTTTGGTTTGTTGAAGTCTAGTATGAGCACGACTAATGTGGCAAAAGTCAACATTAAAGTCATTGCTTCAAATACAGACATGCTTTATTCCTTTCCAGGAGTAAAACCTTTGTAAACCATAGGCATCACCCCCTAAATGGGATTTAGCCACCATCTTTCCACAATTACTACTGCTTTTCTATTATAGCATTGATACAAATCAAATAAAATAGAATAATAACTTAACCATACGTTTACTATTAGTCAGGTATTTCTTTATGATTAATCATGTGTTAATATGTTAATAAAAAAAGAACCATGAATAAACATGGTTCGATAAGATAAACACTTATTAGGTGGTAGTTGGTTTTGTATGTTTAAAAGTAATCACTGAACTCGCCAAAGTTTATGAGTGATTATTTTTTGTTATTTTGATTGCTTAGTAACAACACCAATGTTGCAAAATTAACGGCAAAAGACAGTGCTTCGTAAGTAGTCATAGGCGTCCCCCTTTCTTTAAAAATCTAGCTACCACCAAGTATCTTTATACATTTTTATATTAACAGAGAAAAATGCTTTCCTTTCTGCACGATTCACACCGAACCTTTTATTTTATGTACATAAGAAGTATATGTGCCTTCCCCTCTGTGAGTTGTCAAGTTAATCCTTGTAATAGCAGGTGCGAGTGAATTTTTACAGATCGTGAACGTCTTTTCTTGTGTTGGATCTGGGAAAAATTTATAAATAATTTATTAGCGAAGTTCTTAAAAGTGAATTTGACTCAATGGCATTGAGTTAGATTGGGGAGAATAGCGAAAAATCTTGGCGCTCTGAGAGAGAAGGCGAATTTTTGTTTTCTCTTTTTTCTTCATGCGTTTTGAATATTACTTAATATATCATATAATGATATTATGTAAGATTCGGTAACGAGGTGTTTTTTAGAATGGAAGAGATGCAACCAATTAAAGATTTGAAAAAAATTGCGCTCATGAAAGATATTTTATCCAGGGGCGATTTTGGAGAACGAAATGTGTTGTTGTTTTCCATCGGTATTAATACCGCTTATCGAATTTCGGATTTATTGCATTTAAAGTTAAGCGATGTATTAGAAATTTATCGACAAAAAGTTCGGGTGAAAAGTCGGCTGAAGATGAAAGAGCAAAAGAC
The nucleotide sequence above comes from Listeria ivanovii subsp. londoniensis. Encoded proteins:
- the istB gene encoding IS21-like element helper ATPase IstB; its protein translation is MIETYAKQLKLPYLKRNYSALIQQAIDLDQSYEEFITQVLTVELEQRQNNRIQTLIRQSKLPSKVTFDDYMDSHLETKLKKQIKELKTLRFIEQKENLILMGNPGVGKTHLATVLGMEACLSGKSVLFTNIPNLVIELKESMSANQLNFYKRRFGKYDLVILDELGYVSFDQVGSEILFNLLSNRTTAGSMIITTNLSFDRWEETFKDPMLTAAMVDRLAHRAHVLDLSGPSFRVEDTKNWLK
- the istA gene encoding IS21 family transposase, with the translated sequence MIKFMDKLTIIRLLEGGRSQRSVAKELGLNRKTVSRYWRQYQIAQRNLENDPADPMKKEALTAPPTYQSKNRKPRKYTPEIDQRVEEILAFDQLKAKQLGPHKQQLTIVAIHEILVSEGFDIAQSTLRPYVREKVQAKKEAYIKQLYPLGYRAEFDFGEVKCLINQQKRTLTIAVFSCPASGYRWGKLYESANQQVFLDAHIRFFEHLKGVYSTVVYDNMRNVVKRFIGPHEKELNDELVKLALYYRFEPIVTNAFSGHEKGHVEKSVQVLRRKAFIKQYEFESIEHAQKHLDQAMIELNSASTIVVEQAQLQALRGSYDYGVTTKQTVDKYSFVHVDGNYYSVPDYLVGQKVTVKRYLNELKIVGSSQVIATHTIQKGEKQYSIDIRHYLTTFLRKPKSLEHSLVLKKAPKLHRCFLLYYQKTPRRFLQFIEQHLGDSIDQLILQLEEEAIKDQKVFKTLPGRAVNEARNQLQEYNVIHQVRKVINK
- a CDS encoding putative holin-like toxin, which codes for MSVFEAMTLMLTFATLVVLILDFNKPKK